In Corylus avellana chromosome ca8, CavTom2PMs-1.0, the genomic stretch TTGAAATGttgagaattgaaaaaaaaatagagaaaataaattctATAGTTTAAATTGAAgtttacaaaaatatagtaaaatacaccattaaatataaCGAAACAAAATATTAATCGTAAAAGCAAATCTTCAGTACCcttttaaacaaaatgaaaagggTACTAAATTAGTAGGGTACCTCCCGTAATTtagctccctcctcctctcccccTTCCCCCTCTCCTGTCCTCCTAATCCCCCTCCCCTTCTGCgcattttttcttgattttctttgtttttgggcCAGAAATCAGCAACTCTAGCCGCTACTGCCTGCCCTCCAAGGTGTTGTGCCTCCCTTCTCCTCCCTGGCCAGTGCCCATCATCTACTCCACTCTGGTCGCTGCTAATTTGTTGGCTgtgttgcttgttttgtttgttttgaataatagtTTTCTCTTTAGATCTACTATTGTGAGCGATCTACGAAGAAATAGTATAGTTTTCCAACTGTTTTGGGTCAATGAGGAGTATATATAGTCTTCTCAATAGTAGATATGTGCTTTTATGACTAGTTTTTTTGTTAgggctggttttttttttttttgtctgtatttttgtttgaataaggatTGTCCAGCCTTttggttgtggatgtgatctgTTTTTAGAGCGAGGAAGATAAGTTACCTATGCATTGAGTTGAGTAtgtttataacatatatagtgttacaactgaaaaataatcataggttagcggatattgatgttatagataggttgtgaatatttgatttttatgtaaacatctatgatttgtaacctcgtaacttcttctatgatttttcagaactttttgctctgtgatgtaagaacATTATGCTCGTGATCATTCTTCAATGAgactggattttttttaaaataaataaaaatccttgggataaaaataaataaatatataaaataacataGATACAATAATATTGCATCTCTTTAAATATTCTACATACGGGGAACATCATTGACTTTGGTtctataatatggaaagaatattAAGAAATTTTCTCACTGAAGGTTCCCATTTGTTACTCTTTCCCATGTACTAATCAAAGGTTAACAATTTATGTTCAacaaaaattaagcaattaCTGTGGGCGTGGATTTGAAGATTGGctcattgaatcatatggtgGTTTAAGGGAGATCAATCCCTTCCTCGAAATTGACAACAACTTGTTTCAATTGTTTCGTCCATGCGGCTTCTAGTGCATTTGAAAAGTCAATTGTGACTTTTGACAATCAAATTTTCACAGGTAATAGCTGTAAGTGAATCAGGATCTAGGAAAATGGACCAGGGTGTATTAGAATTCAAAATATAGAGtgatggagaggatcctaattaaaatacaaataggCAGCTGAGCGAAGGATGAGAGAGCGAAGCTTCATGTGCACATTCCAACGTTGGAATATGCTGCGCAAGGACATGGTTGTAAATTAAAAGAAAGCCAACTGACTTACCAAACAACGTAACTTAAAAAACGCTGGCTGTATTCCTCACCTAACGCTCCACCCTCATTGCTTTCTCACAATCACAAAGGCCTGTAACTTTTTTTAGTTAAAAGACTTATCGCTGCTTCTATTTTAATCAACAACTTCCATTGTGCGGGTAGCTATAATTAGGATCCGTTGgatttgtgatttaaaaataataattttaaaatatatggtTAAACGTTtgacaaaatcataatttagactttaaaatcataatttagcctttaaaattgtgtgttttttttgtctacaaaaTCCCAATGCCAAATCACACTTTGGTTTAGATCTGTCTAAGTTGGTCCAGCTTACCTAACCTGGTACTGGTAGAAGCATATTTTCAACCGACAgttaagaaaatgaaatcaCACCCAATCCATATTGGCAGGGGATGAAGCAAAGTTCGTAGCTTTCAGAAGAACAAAGATTTCGACAGTAATACAAATACCGCAAGggaaattaagggaaaaaaaaaaaaatagttcccAGCCAAAAGAGGCTCCTTGTATGTTAGAATCTAGGATTTAGAGGTGGGGAGGCGTTAATGAAGAGAATATGACGCAAAGAAGACGGTAATATATTTGGTTAAGCGGGAGAGAGCGCCCACTCCATGCCGTCACAGAGATCATGGTAATATTCATCGAGAATTCTATCatgattttgaagtttgaacctTCAACATGTGAACAAAGTGTAGGAGAACAAAATCAGCAATGAAAACCCATAAAAGGCCACATAAAATTGGTTTCTGTTGAAGGAAAGATCCATTTTACTTGTGGTCCAACAGAAGAAACGCAAACAAGAAATTCGCAACTCCCAACACAAAACAATCACTAAGAAATATGCGAGCAAAATGATGTCCcatttgaaaaagtaaaaatagtaACATATCATACTTCTAATTGTTCAACTGGGAAACCAGCAtgtccttttaattttttatcataaCTCCATTACACTCAACACCTAAACACCAAAATAGAGAAAGGGATTGAACATATAAGAGAAGATGAAAGTCTTTCCCAAAAACTCAAAGAACAAGGAAACTCGGTTTCATCTTGGTCCTTGAAGCTTTGCATCTCCTAGTCTTTACAAAAGATTGGGCCATTAAGTATCCAAACATCTTACTTCTTGCCCCTCTTACtccttgatttttctttcccaCGTTTTCCATTGGAACTCTTCCCAGAATTACCTCGGGCATTGTGGGCAGAGTGAACAGGCAAATGATGCCCAGGAACCAAAGCAGGGAACCCAACAGCAGGGATTCtgcaaaaaaaaagagagaccaGAACATATATTGAAGGCCATCAAATAGGTACATAAACCAACTTTGTCAAAGCATAATCAAAACAATAAATTGATAACCCATTTTCATAATTACCAGGCCTAGAGTATGGTAATTCACTAAACTTGCAAGCGCAAGCACAGCAGCCTCTTACAAGGAATTTAAAATTAGTAGTATTAAAGCATAAAAAGAGCCTGAATAATCGACCCAACATATGTGTTAGTCGCATGATCTAGATGGACAAAGAATGTCCAACTAGTTTATACACGCCCATGTGCAGTCCAAACTTATAGTACATAGCCAACCCATGAGAGAAGTGAATGATAGCTAGATCAAATAACCTGAATTCTTACAACTGGGAAACAAACAACTCAGACTTCTGAATTAGGAATGGAAGAAATGCTCAGCAAGGATATAAATTTctcgttcaaaaaaaaaaaaaaaacagctagGGGTGAGAGTAATTTGGTGAAGATGAAGTGCTGTGAAGGAATATTGAGACTTCAGAACAACCTAGAGTAGACCACTACTTGGCTCAATTTACATCCAGCATATTGCAAATTTGCAATGACGAAGTTAATAAGATATACTTTCTACATGTTACAAGTTGCTaagcaaaaactaaaaaatacttTCTACATTTGGAGGAGACTACCTTTGTGGGCCGTGGgtctccctttttctttttatttctttttatttatttatgaattattGTCATTTTAGATCTCGTATAAGCATGTGACCcattttccatcaaatttaacaaaaaaaaccctaatgaaAGGGGATAAGTGAAAGGACctgatttaaccaaaaaaaaacccataatgAAAGGAGATAAGTGAAAGGGCGAAGTAGTTTGGGAGACATCgtaactttttaaagtttaaaagaaCATTGCAAGAGTTTGAGAGGACATTGCAACTAAGGTGGTAAATTTAGGGGTAACAAATATCCGGTATCATGTTACTATAGGCCAGCTCTtattaataggaaaaaaaaatttccttcctTATATAGCACTAAGATTTCTATTTCCCCCACTCAGAAATAGATTACTCAAACAATTGAGATAGTAAAAAAGAACTCATTTGAAGCTCGTATTAAGACAGGTGCACTGAAGGGTGTGGCGTACCCGGTCAATTCGATGAAATTTGCAAAAGGTAAAGAAGGCATATTGAAGATGAAGTGAGCTAACTGGATTTTAgtctattttttgtttaataacagaaaataagaaatagACAGAAGTTATTTCAGTTTTCAGTATTACATATCTCTTGAGAGAGAAGTGAAATTAAGATGTTTAAGTCGAGTTGGTCAACTCCAAAGCCACACACAAGCAATTACAAGTACAAAGCAACCAAGCTCAAACAGCACTACTTAGCTCAACCCAGTCTATACAATTAGTTTAGCGGCCCAATTCACTAAGCAGTTATACACGCCCGAATTCCAATTGTGGTCCTCAAAGGGTTGGAAGTAAAATCAACGACaatatataagagagagagagagagagagggagagaaaaaaaaaaaaaagaagcagcaAAAGATGGTTCAAGATTCATACCCAACAAGAGCACAGCAGACTCCTGCTTGGTCATGGGAGCACCAAATGCATTGACCGATTGCAAACTAAGCCGTAAAGCTTGATTCTCAGCATGACAACACTGAAGCAGACGCCCCAGTCTCCTGCATTCCCCTTCCAGATACCTACTCTTCGTCTCAAGATCCCTCACGTACATCTTTTTCCTCTCCCTCGATCTCACCGCCGCATCCCTATTTCTCAGCTGCCTGAAAAAACGTCGGGTCCACCCATCATCACATACAACTCTTGAAAACTCTCTATGAGACGCATATAAAGTTCAAATGGGATacatgaaagaaataaaactctATACAGCTCCTTATTACTTTAAGTCCATTGCGACAAAGTCTACAAAGGACCAACGAGAATCAGAACATGTCAGCGGAGGATGTGAAAGATCAGGCACCCATCTTGGAAAACTTTAATTAGAGATTACAGCACTAACGAaaactttaattataaattaattttcctGATAGCAACCACACAAGGCTAACGAAAAACACCAATATATTAATTCCTGAAAACAACGATCACACCAAATTAGAGATAATTTTCTTCAGAGGATCATACAATAAAACAATGTTTAATTTTGATAACAACACAAAAACTTATAGTCTAATAAAGTGTCGATAAATCTAGCTCAAAACCCTATAATTTAGGTTTTAAGAAGTCCCTTTTTCTTCTCGGATTTAGATAAAATTTCAATGAACTAGTGGTACCTTTTTCGTTTCTTGGAGAGGggatgatcatcatcatcttgACTTTGACCATCGTTATCATTGTTGAGCACGTTCTCTTTCCCCCAATCACCATTTCCGTCATCTGAAGCAGTGGAAGAGTCCTTGTCGACCTCACCGGAAACCTCCCCAGGCGAGTCCAAAAGCACTTCCGCCAAAAAGCTATCACAGAACTCCTTGGTGGGCTCCACCGCGACCTTCTCGTCGTCATCGTCATTCATCAGGATGGTCTCGACCTCGTCGATCCACGACGAGACCGGACCCGCGGAAGGGTTCGACAAGTCCTCGGCGGATGATGAGTCAGTGAGAACAGGGGATTCGACCGGGAAAAGAGAATTCGTGCCCTCCGGTAGTTCATCGAAAAGGCTCCCCCAATCGATACTTCCAATAACGTCCGCGTCCCCTAGAAAATCAGGATCTTCCATAACCGAAAAATTACTTAGATAAAAAGAGGAACACTAAAATCTAAGCGAAACGAATTATTCACAGAAAAAcgaaccaaaaaaagaaaagaaaagaaggaaaaataactaataaaaaaGGAGGGAGAGGGAATTCATGGAAGGGGAAGGCTGTTTATTGTGAAAAACATGTTCCGAGTATTTATGTTCGCATCTAAAAACGCGTGGTGGGCTGGTTTCCTTCGTGTGCAAGGAAAACCAAAAGACTGGAGACTTGGTTCCCGTGGACTCGCGCGGTTGTCCCGCCACGTGTGGTGGGCAGAGAGAATCGGATTGTAATATGATGACATGGACGCGTTGAAGTTAGGTTGCATGGGGTGAAAACCAATCGGTTCGCAGAGGATCTCAAGATGTGCGCGATGCTGTCACTCAACCAATAGAATCGCGCTTATCGGAGGATGTGGCATACAAGCTAGGAGAAACGTGGAGAGGGAtattgattttccttttttaattctttttccttttcaaacaCCGCCTGGATCCCAAGGCCAATAATTATCCAAAAGGATCTCTctatttcaaaggaaatggagaggaaaaGAAGGCGGCAAAAATGGTGCAACAACCaattcctctccatttcctttaAAATAAAGAGGATCTCATTTTCAATGTTATAATACCAAACAGTTAGAGcattttttgtctctattttaattaaaaaattattattttaaaatatctacTTTATTAAAGCACCTAACCatttacttttactattttagagaatgataatttttttaaataaataaaaattacatttaatatTGGTGAACACGATAATAACTcaccaaattttttgttaaaataattaaccaaaataacTCACTGACTGCTGTTAGTAATTGAATTCGAGCGGTTTGTGGCCTTACATGAAGCCCATCTGGTTTATAAAGAAATTAACCTTCTTTACATGTTTGTTAATTGTTACACAATTTTAAAgccattaatttaaaaaatctaaaaagtttaatgcttttttttttcccctgagAATAATTGGATTCCAACGATGAAAGAGGCGTTTTTTTAGATGATTCGGTTcgaaattaattattagataatatataaaatatgaaaaagactATCCAAATCCAGTGGGTAGCCAACCAAACCTTAATGGCTGAACCCAACATTTAGATATACCATGCAATCTCGATGACACCTTCTGTTCCGCTGGAAAATTATACTGATTTCATTGAAATAGAGCAAGTTGCTCTCACAGGACAATATCACAAATACAgttaaaaatttctttcatctaaacctaaacctaatcTATGACTTGTTTAACAGCTGCTTTTAACTAAGCATTGGCAGCAAAGTTGACCTCCCTTCTAAAAGCTCAGATTAGAACGACGTTTAGTTAATTCGACATGAATGAAAATATCCTCTTCCTTTTATCTAcgtacatgtccacacaagcaTCCTTTCCTTTTTCAGTCTCGACTTATGGAGATACCCTTGCGTGTTACAATATCGACGAGCTCTTTTCCACATTTCCTTTCGGCCTTCAGGCAACACACCCACAGGCAGCCGATACTCGAGTTATATAAAC encodes the following:
- the LOC132190534 gene encoding bZIP transcription factor 60; translated protein: MEDPDFLGDADVIGSIDWGSLFDELPEGTNSLFPVESPVLTDSSSAEDLSNPSAGPVSSWIDEVETILMNDDDDEKVAVEPTKEFCDSFLAEVLLDSPGEVSGEVDKDSSTASDDGNGDWGKENVLNNDNDGQSQDDDDHPLSKKRKRQLRNRDAAVRSRERKKMYVRDLETKSRYLEGECRRLGRLLQCCHAENQALRLSLQSVNAFGAPMTKQESAVLLLESLLLGSLLWFLGIICLFTLPTMPEVILGRVPMENVGKKNQGVRGARSKMFGYLMAQSFVKTRRCKASRTKMKPSFLVL